The Carassius auratus strain Wakin chromosome 27, ASM336829v1, whole genome shotgun sequence genome includes a region encoding these proteins:
- the LOC113045286 gene encoding spindlin-W-like, whose protein sequence is MSKKRARKRSSGELSDSLTPDPNNLLGRRIQHSWREKGALTKWKGTVLDRLSVNSSLFMVKYDGFDCVYGIELFKDERVSNLQVLTEKVVNNKIKVPHDAEELVGKAVEHLFEKEDGEKNEWRGMVLSRAPIMTNWYYITYEKDPVLYMYQLWDDYKDGDLRILPEAENKHLLPADRKPGEETESLVGKQVEYVTDKGVKRTGLVIYQVPAKPSVYYIKYDDDFHIHVYDLVKTT, encoded by the exons GAAGCGCAGCAGCGGCGAGCTGAGCGACAGTCTCACCCCAGATCCCAATAACCTGCTGGGCCGACGGATCCAGCACAGCTGGAGGGAGAAGGGCGCGCTGACCAAGTGGAAGGGCACCGTGCTGGACCGCCTCAGCGTAAACTCCTCCCTGTTCATGGTCAAGTACGACGGATTCGACTGTGTCTATGGCATCGAGCTCTTTAAGGACGAGAGAGTCTCTAACCTGCAAGTTCTCACAGAGAAAGTGG TGAACAACAAGATCAAGGTTCCTCACGACGCAGAGGAGCTGGTGGGAAAAGCCGTGGAACATCTGTTTGAGAAGGAGGACGGAGAGAAGAACGAGTGGAGGGGGATGGTCCTGTCCCGAGCACCCATCATGACCAACTGGTACTACATCACCTACGAGAAGGACCCCGTGCTCTACATGTACCAGCTCTGGGACGACTACAAAGACGGAGACCTCCGGATCTTACCTGAAGCGG AGAACAAACACCTGCTGCCTGCAGACAGGAAGCCCGGTGAGGAAACAGAGAGCCTTGTGGGTAAGCAGGTGGAGTATGTGACGGATAAAGGGGTGAAGAGAACAGGCCTCGTCATCTACCAAGTTCCCGCCAAGCCGTCGGTCTACTACATCAAATACGATGACGATTTCCACATCCACGTGTATGACCTGGTCAAGACCACCTAA